From a single Candoia aspera isolate rCanAsp1 chromosome 2, rCanAsp1.hap2, whole genome shotgun sequence genomic region:
- the LRRC45 gene encoding leucine-rich repeat-containing protein 45: MLVPATEMDAFRQSYTRLCKESSAEPQESILQHLEEAAGRSRLDLATQSLSVDTCGVLGKLLQDDLQFTEIILNDCMLNEEGAKLLLHGLCSNTVVKFLNLKGNNLRAVGAEALGKLLRQNKTIQRLTLEWNNLGVWEESFTIFCEGLGANGHLQMLDLRNNQINHQGAGELAMALKANSILQELDLRWNNIGLLGGRALLNCLHSNRTLRQLELAGNNVPSDILKAVDQAMEHNQERQNILCKSRNMTKILSKEVLCLKEEKAKQFLDLMDTIDKQREEINRSNRVSTVRVGHLQEALNEHYSVMNSLKAKLQMTEAALALSEQKVCSLGELLNAAKQEQTRLVENHTKEFQQHKKNSSDCEAKLLRELSTANEKNIQLKNEVDELERRCKTQQEQLFRVKEELTHTTAEMKLRVVQAEERLENEKKRFKQVLDDAESLRLKEVDHITQHMETSERALQERIQRLEATRIRLEEELSRVKAAALVERGQVEEEVIRAKNQTRLEEQQRLEHMEEKLRLMMQSRDEAQNYCLQQKQAVAEAHAKEGQLSLQVEGLKRRLEELQQELSCKEQEKVSEVNKVRVELQEQTGRLEAERTAQEGLREKIAALERQLKVLSSNHREALLDKEGEISGLLEKLRVREAEISRIKEEEAQRASFLQNAILAYVQGSPLGSLSPKK, translated from the exons ATGCTGGTGCCTGCCACAGAGATGGATGCCTTCCGACAGTCTTACACTAGGCTATGCAAGGAGAGCAGTGCTGAGCCTCAAGAGAGCATCCTGCAGCACTTGGAGGAAGCAGCAGGAAGAAGCCGCTTGGATTTGGCCACGCAGAGCCTTTCTGTAGatacatgtggagtccttggcaaGCTCTTGCAGGATGACCTCCAGTTCACTGAGATCATACTGAACGACTGCATGCTGAATGAAGAAG GGGCTAAGCTGCTATTACATGGACTTTGTTCCAATACAGTTGTGAAGTTCTTAAATCTGAAG GGAAACAACTTGCGAGCTGTTGGGGCCGAGGCTCTGGGAAAGCTTCTCAGGCAAAACAAGACTATCCAGAG GCTCACTTTGGAATGGAACAATCTGGGAGTATGGGAAGAAAGCTTCACTATCTTCTGTGAGGGGCTTGGTGCCAATGGCCATCTCCAGATGCTTGACTTGCgcaataatcaaataaaccacCAGGGGGCAGGAGAACTGGCCATGGCACTGAAAGCCAATTCTATTCTGCAGGAACTTG ATCTACGCTGGAATAACATTGGGCTGTTAGGAGGCCGGGCACTTCTAAACTGTCTTCATAGCAACCGGACACTACGGCAGCTCGAATTGGCTGGGAACAATGTACCCAGTGATATCCTGAAGGCTGTGG ATCAAGCAATGGAGCATAACCAAGAGCGTCAGAATATACTCTGCAAAAGTCGTAACATGACTAAAATTCTCAGCAAAGAGGTGCTATGCttgaaagaagagaaagctaaaCAG TTCCTGGATCTAATGGACACCATTGACAAGCAGAGAGAGGAAATAAACCGCAGCAACAG GGTATCAACAGTTCGAGTTGGGCATCTGCAAGAGGCCCTGAATGAGCACTATTCTGTGATGAATTCCCTCAAAGCGAA ACTCCAGATGACAGAGGCAGCTTTGGCTCTGTCAGAACAGAAGGTGTGCAGTCTGGGAGAACTGCTGAACGCAGCAAAGCAGGAGCAAACAAGGCTGGTGGAGAACCACACCAAGGAGTTTCAGCAACACAAGAAG AATTCTTCTGATTGTGAGGCAAAGCTTCTGCGGGAACTTTCAACAGCCAATGAGAAAAATATCCAGCTCAAGAATGag GTAGATGAGCTGGAAAGACGGTGCAAAACCCAGCAAGAACAACTGTTCCGGGTGAAGGAGGAACTGACCCACACAACTGCAGAAATGAAACTGAGAGTTGTACAGGCTGAAG AGCGTTTGGAGAATGAAAAGAAGCGATTCAAGCAGGTCCTGGATGATGCAGAATCCCTTCGTCTGAAGGAG GTGGATCACATAACTCAGCATATGGAGACAAGTGAGCGTGCCCTTCAGGAGCGCATCCAAAGGCTGGAGGCCACCCGCATCAGGCTCGAGGAG GAACTGAGCCGAGTGAAAGCTGCTGCCCTTGTTGAGCGAGGCCAAGTTGAGGAAGAAGTCATCAGAGCCAAAAACCAAACCAGGCTGGAAGAG CAACAACGCCTGGAGCACATGGAGGAGAAGCTGCGGCTGATGATGCAGTCCCGTGACGAGGCTCAGAATTACTGCTTGCAGCAGAAGCAAGCAGTGGCAGAAGCACACGCTAAGGAGGGCCAGCTGAGTCTGCAGGTAGAAGGACTCAAGAGGCGACTGGAAGAGCTTCAGCAG GAGCTGAGCTGTAAGGAACAAGAGAAAGTTTCCGAGGTCAATAAAGTGCGTGTGGAGCTGCAGGAGCAGACTGGTCGCCTAGAGGCCGAGAGAACAGCACAAGAAGGGCTGCGAGAGAAGATTGCAGCCCTGGAGCGCCAGCTGAAAG TGTTGTCCAGTAACCACCGGGAGGCACTATTGGACAAAGAGGGTGAAATCTCAGGCCTGCTTGAGAAACTGCGGGTTCGAGAAGCAGAAATCTCCAGGATAAAGGAGGAGGAAGCTCAGCGGGCCAGTTTTCTTCAAAACGCCATCCTGGCCTATGTGCAAGGTTCCCCACTTGgctctctcagccccaagaagTGA